The Rhodothermus marinus DSM 4252 DNA segment AGCGCGATCTGGCGGCAGGTGTCGGCCCGGGGCTGATCGTCGCGCACAAAGGACCACTGCAGGATCGTCACGGGGCCGGTCAGGATGCCTTTGACCGGGCGTGCGGTGCAGCGTTGCGCAAAGGTAGTCCAGCGTACGGTCATGGGGCCGCGCCGCGCCACGTCGCCGTAGAGGATGGGCGGGCGCACGCAGCGCGTGCCGTAGCTCTGCACCCAGCCGTTGCGCGTGACCAGAAAGCCCTGAAGCTGCTCGGCGAAGTACTCCACCATGTCGGAGCGTTCGGGCTCGCCGTGCACGAGCACGTCCAGCCCGATGGCCTCCTGGCGGGCGATCGTCTCGGCGATAGTGGCTTCCAGGAATTGCTCGTAGACCTCCCGGGACAGCTCGCCCCGCCGAAAGGCCGCACGCTTCCGGCGCAGTTCGTCGGTCTGGGGGAACGAGCCGATCGTGGTGGTGGGCAGCAGCGGCAGCTTCAGCCGCGCGCGCTGCAGCGCGTAGCGCTCGGCAAAAGGACGGCCCCGGCGGGTCATCTCGGACGAAAGCGCGGCCAGGCGCCGCTGCACTTCCGGATCGATCCGACGCGGAGAGGTCAGACGTTCCTGGCGCGCCCGGCGGGCGGTCTCGAGTCGATCGCCTGCGGCCGCCTCGCCCTCGTTGATCAGGCGTTTGAGCGTGACCAGCTCGTCCAGCTTCTGGCGGGCGAAGGCCAGCCAGGGACGGATTTCCGGGTCGAGTTCGGCTTCGGCGTCCAGATCGATCGGCACGTGCAGCAGCGAGCAGGAGGGACCGATCCAGACCCGTTCGCGGCCGAGGGCATCGACGGCCCGCCGCAGCATGGAAGCGGCCACGTCGAGGTCGGTGCGCCAGACGTTGCGGCCGTCCACCAGCCCCAGCGAGAGGATGCGGTCTTCGGGCAGGTGGGCCAGGGCTGGCTCGAGCTGCTCAGGCGCGCGCACCAGGTCGAGGTGGACGGCCGCCACCGGCAGCGAGCGTGCCAGCGGCAGGTTTTCTTCGAGGCCGCCGAAATAGGTGGTCAGCACCAGCGCCGGATGTTCGGGCCGGCTCAGCGCCGCGTAGGCCTGCTGATAGGCCTGTCGGGCACCGGGCGGCAGATCGCGCACCAGACAGGGCTCGTCCATCTGCACGTAGCGGGCGCCGGCCGCCTTCAACCGGCGCAGCACTTCGGCATAAACGGGCAGCAGGCGATCGAGCAGTGTCAGCGGGTCGAAGTGCGTCACCGTCGCCCGGCCCAGCAGCAGGAACGAGACCGGGCCCAGCAACACCGGCCGCGTTTCGATGCCCAGCGCCTTCGCCTCCAGGTATTCATCGATGGGTTTTGTGGAGGCGAGCCGGAAGCGCTGCTCCGGGTGGAATTCGGGCACCAGGTAGTGATAGTTCGTATCGAACCACTTCGTCATTTCCAGCGGCGGCACGCCGGTGCCTTCCAGTCCCCGCGCTTCCAGCTCTTTTTCCTGCACGCCCCGGGCCATGGCAAAGTAGGTGGCCAGATCGACGGAATCGCCGCGCCAGCCAAAGCGTTCGGGCACGGCGCCCACGAGCGCGATCGTGTCGAGCACGTGGTCGTAGAGCGAGAAGTCGTTCGAGGGAATCTGATCGAGCCCGGCCTCCTGTTGCCATTGCCAGTGGCGGGCGCGAAGCCGGCGTGCCGTCTCCAGCAATTCGTTTTCCGAGACCCGTCCGGCCCAGTAGCCCTCGACGGCCCACTTCAGTTCACGCGCAAGCCCGATGCGGGGAAAACCAAGATTCGTTGCCTGGATCATGGGGTACAAAGTTTTTTCAGGAAATAGGTAGAGGACGTAATCTGATGCTTTGTTCATCTACGCTGACTGCACAGCCTTCGAGCAAGCGTTGCCCGAATCGTCGCAGAACACGATCTACATAGCGTGCAACAGTATCGGGATCTACGTTGTGCAGGCGAAGCGTAATCAGAGAGGGTTTTGACCATCCTGAAATTGCTAAAAGTGAAGAAAAATCAAGGTCATGTGTTATGAGAACGCGATTTTCTTCCCGGGCAAGTCGCAGTACCTCCCAGTCCGGCGCATTGGCCGGTAGTCGATCCGAAACACGAATTACATCCCAGCCCTGCTGTTGCATTAGCGCAACAGTTAATGGCGAGATGTTCATGTCGGCGAGCAGATGAACTGTTTCGGTCATGCCTGTTCCGGCAAGTCCGGATGAACCTGTTCCGAAACATGCCAGGCCGCATAGGCAAGTGCCTGGTAGATGTCTTCGGCTTCCAGCTCCGGATAGGCTTCCAGCACCTCCTGTACGGTTTTACCCGAGGCCAGCAGCTTCAGGATGGTGCTGACCGTGATGCGCGTTCCCCGGATGGTGGGCTGACCCAGACAGATTTCCGGGTTGATCGTGATGCGATCCAGTGGCTTCATCTTGCTGTTTTGTTTTGCGTTGAGACCAGCTGGTTCCAATCCAGTTCCACCTGCTCATTCATCCCACGAGAGTGCAGCGGCCTGCTGGTATTCGGTGACCCGCGTCTCGAAAAAGTTCTTTTCCTTGAGCAGGTCGATCGTTTCGCTCATCCAGGGGAACGGGTTTTTCGAGCCGTAGCGGGCTTTCAGACCGATGCGCTCCAGACGTCGGTCGGCGATGTACTGGACGTACTCCCGGAACATGGGCGCCGTCAGGCCCAGCACGCCGCGCGGCAGGCAGTCGTAGGCGTAGGCCACCTCCAGCTCGACGGCCTCTTCGATGAGCTGCTGCACCTCGCGCTGAAA contains these protein-coding regions:
- a CDS encoding DUF433 domain-containing protein, translating into MKPLDRITINPEICLGQPTIRGTRITVSTILKLLASGKTVQEVLEAYPELEAEDIYQALAYAAWHVSEQVHPDLPEQA
- the metE gene encoding 5-methyltetrahydropteroyltriglutamate--homocysteine S-methyltransferase, with product MIQATNLGFPRIGLARELKWAVEGYWAGRVSENELLETARRLRARHWQWQQEAGLDQIPSNDFSLYDHVLDTIALVGAVPERFGWRGDSVDLATYFAMARGVQEKELEARGLEGTGVPPLEMTKWFDTNYHYLVPEFHPEQRFRLASTKPIDEYLEAKALGIETRPVLLGPVSFLLLGRATVTHFDPLTLLDRLLPVYAEVLRRLKAAGARYVQMDEPCLVRDLPPGARQAYQQAYAALSRPEHPALVLTTYFGGLEENLPLARSLPVAAVHLDLVRAPEQLEPALAHLPEDRILSLGLVDGRNVWRTDLDVAASMLRRAVDALGRERVWIGPSCSLLHVPIDLDAEAELDPEIRPWLAFARQKLDELVTLKRLINEGEAAAGDRLETARRARQERLTSPRRIDPEVQRRLAALSSEMTRRGRPFAERYALQRARLKLPLLPTTTIGSFPQTDELRRKRAAFRRGELSREVYEQFLEATIAETIARQEAIGLDVLVHGEPERSDMVEYFAEQLQGFLVTRNGWVQSYGTRCVRPPILYGDVARRGPMTVRWTTFAQRCTARPVKGILTGPVTILQWSFVRDDQPRADTCRQIALALRDEVADLEAAGISVIQIDEPALREGLPLRRRDWPAYLEWAVECFRLASCVVRDETQIHTHMCYADFEDILEAIAALDADVISIEAARSRMALLDAFRRFRYPNAIGPGVYDIHSPRVPSVEEIEALLKRALEVIPAERLWVNPDCGLKTRRWAEVEPALRHMVEAARRLRARVTAEAT
- a CDS encoding DUF5615 family PIN-like protein produces the protein MTETVHLLADMNISPLTVALMQQQGWDVIRVSDRLPANAPDWEVLRLAREENRVLITHDLDFSSLLAISGWSKPSLITLRLHNVDPDTVARYVDRVLRRFGQRLLEGCAVSVDEQSIRLRPLPIS